GCATCGGCGGTGAAGCCTTTGGGCGTATTTTGTGCAATAGTAAATTGAGAAAGCAGAAAGCAAATGCTCAGGGACAGATATTGCCGGATCATAGGAATAAGTTGGTCAGATTGCGTTGGAGAGCCCAAGAACGCAAGTTGCGGCCGGAATATCAAGCAAAAGTATCGTCACAAATATTCCAGAATATCGGCTACGGTGTTCAATTGCATAAAATTGTTGTGTTCGAGCGTGTGGCTGTACTGCTCGTGCAGCCAGGTGACATGATAGGGTATGTGTGCGGCGTAACCTTCCAGTTCCAGGACCGGCAGCACGTCGGATTTAATGGAATTGCCCAGCATCAGGAAATTCCCCGGCTGGCAGTCCAGGTGTTTCAGCAGTTTCCGGTAATCGGCTGTCTGCTTGTCGCTCATGATCTCGATATGGTGAAAATATTCCTGCAGACCCGATTTGCGCAGCTTTCTTTCCTGGTCGAGCAAATCCCCTTTGGTTGCTACTACGAGGCGGTATTTTCCCTTTAATGCTTTCAAAACTTCCTCCACACCTTCCAGCAGCTCTACCGGTTTTTGGAGCAACTCTTGCCCAAGCCCGATAATTTCCTTGATCAAATGCATGCTGGCAGTGCCATTTGAGATCGTGTAAGCAGTTTCAACCATACATAGCATAAAACATTTGACCCCATAACCATACAGTGGCAGGTTTTTGATCTGCGTTTTGTAAAGCTCCTGCGAAACGGAATGCTGCGGTAAAAAATCTTCGAGCAGCCGGCAGAACTTTTCCTCCGTCTCCTGGAAATATGGCTCGTTGACCCACATAGTGTCGTCGGCGTCGAAGGCGATGACTTT
This Dyadobacter sp. UC 10 DNA region includes the following protein-coding sequences:
- a CDS encoding HAD family hydrolase, which translates into the protein MKNHIKVIAFDADDTMWVNEPYFQETEEKFCRLLEDFLPQHSVSQELYKTQIKNLPLYGYGVKCFMLCMVETAYTISNGTASMHLIKEIIGLGQELLQKPVELLEGVEEVLKALKGKYRLVVATKGDLLDQERKLRKSGLQEYFHHIEIMSDKQTADYRKLLKHLDCQPGNFLMLGNSIKSDVLPVLELEGYAAHIPYHVTWLHEQYSHTLEHNNFMQLNTVADILEYL